Genomic DNA from Prunus persica cultivar Lovell chromosome G1, Prunus_persica_NCBIv2, whole genome shotgun sequence:
AAATACCACGCTCAAATCCTCAAGCAAGACGAAGCCCGAGTCAACTCAATCCACTCCCGCCTCAACTACAGAATCCACGACCCATTCACCCAATCCTCCGCCTCCGCCACCCTCCCAGCCAAGTCCGGTCTCCTTCTGGGCTCACCGAACTACTTAGTCACCGTCGGTCTCGGCACACCCGCCAAGCAACTCTCTCTCGAATTCGACACCGGCAGCGACCTCACCTGGACCCAATGCCGCCCATGTCTTCGATATTGTTACACACAGAGCGAGCCCATCTTCGAcccttctctctctgcctCATACAAAAACTTATCCTGTACATCCGCCACGTGTACTCAACTCTCATCCGCCGGCATCCCACACCGTTGCTCCTCCGCCTCGTCCTCCTGCCTTTACGGCATCCGGTACGGTGACGGGTCCTTCTCCATCGGGGATTTCGCCAAAGAAAAGCTTACATTGACCTCCATGGACGTTTTTGAAGGTTTCCTCTTCGGCTGTGGCCAAGACAACCAAGGCCTTTTCAACGGCTCTGCCGGTTTGCTCGGTCTCGGCCGAAACAACATCTCCCTCGTAGAACAAACCGCCATGAAATACAACCGCTTCTTCTCCTACTGCCTTCCGTCAACTTCCAGCTCCACCGGTCATCTCACCTTCGGCAACGGAGGAGGCTCCGCTAACGGCGTCAAGTTCACCAAGCTCACCACGTTATCCGAAAGAGAGTCGTCGTTTTATGGCCTCGGCCTCACCGGCATCAGCGTAGGCGGGTGCCAGCTGCCGGTTGCGTCCTCGGTCTTTTCGTCTTCGGGAACCATCATCGACTCGGGGACGGTGATCACGAGGCTGCCGGCGACTGCATACACGGCTTTGCGGGACGCGTTTCGGGAGGGTATGAAAAACTACACGATGACTATGTCGTTTTCGCTGCTGGACACGTGTTACAATGTCAGTGGCTACGAGACGGTGTCGTTTCCGGATATTGCGTTTGGATTTGGGGACGGGGTTACGGTGGACTTGGACGCGGCCGGGATATTGTTGGCGGTAAGTGATTCGCAGGTTTGTTTGGCGTTTGCGGGAAACAAGGATGATAGTGACATTGGGATTATTGGGAATGTTCAACAGAAGCGGTTGGAGGTGGTGTATGACGTGGCTGGTGGAAAAGTCGGATTTGCCCCTGCAAGTTGCCCCTGAGTAATGAACATCGTCCATGGGGCATAATTGTAACACAAACTGCTAGCTATAGAATAAAGCATTGTGTTCCATATTTTTCTGTAATGGGATTGTATTGGGAAGTATCCAATTCTTACCTTTCCCCACTACTTGTATAAAATAGTCTAATGACCAATCAAGCGAtagtattttatataataataaaataatcgaATGTATTGGAAGGAAAATTCCAACTCAAATACAAAAAGGGGTTTATTGCCCTAATCAATTCTCCTAACTCACGTATGTTGTCGGTGTTTTGAAGTAATGCCACGTGTTAATGTGCTGTTTCTCTTTTGAAATAGCAAAAGTAGAACACTAATCTCCATCTCCTAGTTTGGgcttgttttgcttttggacTCGACCAGGCCAACTTTAGCACAAAATGTCTTAAGAAGGacctaaaagaaaataaaaaaagaaaaggtcaaTGAATTGGGAAGGCTTTGGCTTGGGCTTGGGGTGGTTCAGCTTCAAATTTTAACCAGTGCCTAGGGTTCAGTGTATTGGTTTCAGCGGAAAGGCTCGTCAGTCTGCAGTCTGTGTCTTGGGCTGCCTATCCTTAACTAACCACTTTCTGATTGCTTTGTGtatgggcttttttttttcggcaGCTACAAATGGGCTAGGCTGCTATAAGGAGCGAATTGATAAAATTATCTCTTGTGTTTAAGTTCAAAGATCAAGCCCCAAGAATGCTTCTAAAGGATAGTGAAGCCTTAAGAAACActttggttaccttcaccaacaaaaataacaacagcttacagataaattcttagcttggcatgagaagcttgtggcatgggagctaaGCATTCATGAatttagcatgagagagagaaatgattGAGATTTCCTATGAGAAATAGAGTTTTTAAGGCATGAGGGAAGGGATTCTAAAAGGATTTGTTGtggagagagagggggagagagatgaGGGCAATGGGTGGCTTAAGTGTTTTTCCACCAGCTTGACAGAGGCTCTGTCAAATGTTAAAACAGTCTaccaaaaaagggaaaatgggAGAGAATGATGAATATAGCACGAATTTGCTAGGTTTTGCAAgtgagagaggaagcttgctctctggacGTGGTTGTGGCTAGTGGTGGAGTATTGGGTGTTTTTGGTAGTTTTTCAGCAGCCTGACAAAAGCTTGCCAGAAGAGAAAATAGAAGGAGATGGAGGAATAGGGCACGAAATTGCAGAGTTtcagagatgagagatgaagcttgctctctagaTGTAGGTTGAGATAATTGGTAGGAAATGCTTCTTTTTATAGGCATTAGAAGCTACTTTTtttcaagaaaccctaatagtttctatccaatttggccaagcttttttccttcatttcttctCCATTCCTTTGACTTATCCTATTTGGTGAAATTCTCTCTGCCCAATTGCACAAAAACAGAgattttgggagctcaatgCTCTTCTCACAGCTGCCTCAGTAGAGAACTCCCATTTTCAgccatctttcttccttctttacTCCCCTCTTCTATGGCTAGATCTGATGGGGGGGAAAGAAATGGGTATGTACACTGGTTTGAAGGGTGTTTTGCTCAAGTATCCCTTGGTTTTTCTGATGGCTTGCGTTGGATTTGTCTTTGGCCATGTGCTGGAGATTCCCAGCAGCCTGCAAATGTGAGTGGCTTTTGGCTTTTATCATGGTTTTGTCTCCAACCATGTACCGGAGActttcaaatattttgttgGTCACTTGGGCCATTCTTTAAGGTAAAGGCGCTAGTTCACTAAAGGGATGGGCCAACTTCCCAAAGTGATGGGCTATCTTTTCTAAGGTAATGAGCTATTTTCTCTCCTTTATGTttacccacatatttgggctcaagaaatggaCTTGAGTTTCGGGAttcccaagcagcccaaaacttccatttctcagCTCATCAATAGGCCTCATGAAAGCTCGTAACCATCTATACCACAACCCAATCAGCAAGCCCAAGGCATTCGCGTGGCTTGGGTCCACTTAAACTTGTAGTGTGGCgtgttgcttatttgcttggcgtggcacGTGTGCAAGCGTATATGATGAACTCTTGCGTACCTAAATTAGGTTTCTTCCCAAGTTAGGTGTCGTACTAGGCCGAGAATTTATTCGGGCCCAACAGTGGATTTTTTGAACCTCAACACTTAGGTAGCAAAAATCAGAGGAcacagagagatagagagagggagaCAGCCACAGACCATCAAGTACTTTAAGTTAGGTTTGATTCATGATATTAACTGACTCTTATATTTGCTTTAATATCCATGtggatgaaatttaaaatgtgaT
This window encodes:
- the LOC18790946 gene encoding aspartyl protease family protein At5g10770 produces the protein MGFFSVFLFLILCSFEKAIIALAATSPEPHLPPHTTHTVEINSLLPATTCTPSTKGHTNNKASILEVVHKHGPCSIFHKSSKTSTTKSDDKYHAQILKQDEARVNSIHSRLNYRIHDPFTQSSASATLPAKSGLLLGSPNYLVTVGLGTPAKQLSLEFDTGSDLTWTQCRPCLRYCYTQSEPIFDPSLSASYKNLSCTSATCTQLSSAGIPHRCSSASSSCLYGIRYGDGSFSIGDFAKEKLTLTSMDVFEGFLFGCGQDNQGLFNGSAGLLGLGRNNISLVEQTAMKYNRFFSYCLPSTSSSTGHLTFGNGGGSANGVKFTKLTTLSERESSFYGLGLTGISVGGCQLPVASSVFSSSGTIIDSGTVITRLPATAYTALRDAFREGMKNYTMTMSFSLLDTCYNVSGYETVSFPDIAFGFGDGVTVDLDAAGILLAVSDSQVCLAFAGNKDDSDIGIIGNVQQKRLEVVYDVAGGKVGFAPASCP